The Atribacterota bacterium genome segment GGATAATTTTCGTTAAATTTTTTTCCTATTAAATTTTTTTTAAACTCAGGCAGTTTTATTTGATTGTATCATATTTGGTCAATTGATTTGAAGCAATTTTCTGTATATTACTCTATATCAAAATTTTTATAATTTTTTTATAATCTTTTTATGGCTTGTTAAAAATATTGATATATAATACTAAGTATGACAATCCAAAAACGATTATGGATTTCAAATTTAATACTGATTATCATCACAATAATATTAATAATTGGGGTTAGCCTGATTATTACTGAACATTTTCAGAATTTTATCGGTTTACCATCCCCTGATAACCATATGAGTCCACTGAATCGTGCCTATTATAGAGCCGAGAATACCCTGATTAATGTTATTGAAACAGAGCCTGAACGTTTTCTGGAACAGAATTATTTGCAACAAATCGATGATTTTATCAACTCTTTGAATATTGGCTTGATTGTACAAAAAGAAAATGAATTCGTTTATTTTTCTACTTTCATAAACTCGCTTGGACTTAAGAAAGAAGATATGTCTCTCAATAATTACCGAATAGAGCCAAAATCTGATAATTTGACTCAGATTTCAGATAATTTATTTATGAAAGCAATCCCATTTTATTTCAATGATCAATCTCAGGGAAAAATATTTTTAGTCTACGATTCCAGTTCTGCGTCTCAGGAATTAAATCAATTTAAAAAGTCAGTTATCTATACATTGATTTTATTTTTAATCATTATTATAAGTATAAATAGTCTAATCACCTACTTTCTATCTAAACAGATTGTCAACCCTTTAATTCGGTTAAAAAATGCTGCTCAGCAAATCAGAAAAGGTAATTATAATTTTCATCTTAAGTCTCCCTCTAAAGATGAGATCGGTGATCTTTTTCAAAGTTTCGAAGAGGCCAGGAAACAACTTAAAAAGTCAGAAGAAACAAAAAATAAATATGAAAAAAACAGGAATGAATTGATTACCAATATTTCTCATGACTTAAAAACTCCAATTACTACAATTAAAGGTTATGTAGAAGGTATCATTGATGGTATTCCAAAATCTAAAGAAAAACAGGATAAATATTTACAGACTATCCATCAGAATGCAATTCACATGGAGTCTTTAATAGAAGATTTATTTTTACTCTCAAAATTTGATTTGGATCAATCTCTCTATCAATTTGAAAACATTAATATAAAGGATTATCTGGCTGATTCTTATGAAGAATTGCGTTTTGAGCTTGAAGAAAAAGGAATTAGTCTTGAATTTGAAGCGAATTATAATGAATTGAATCCTGTCAAGGCTGACCGACAACAATTAAAAAGAGTAATTCTTAATATCATTAATAATGCAATAAATTTCAAAAAAGAAACCGACTCAGTAATCAAATTGATATTAACTGAAACAGATGAGGAAGCTAAAATAGAGATTTATGACAATGGGAAAGGTGTTTCCAAAGAAACGTTAGAAAAAATATTTGACCGTTTTTATAAGGCAGATAAGTCACGTTCGAACAGGGCGTCAGGTACCGGGCTTGGTTTACATATTGCCCGAAAAATTATAGCTGATCATGGTGGTCGGATTTGGGCACAAAGTAAAAACGGATCTGGTACGAGTATCTTTTTTACCCTAAAAAAGATAAAACAGAATTTAGAAAACTGAACCCGAAATAAAGGAAATAACAATGAAAAAAATTCTAATTATTGAAGATCAACAAAGCATTGCCGAACTTGAAAAAGACTACCTGGAAATCAATCAATTTCAGGTAGAGATCAGCAATAATGGTTTAACAGGACTTCAAAAAGTTTTCAGCAAAAATTATGACCTTGTACTACTCGATTTAATGTTACCCGATATTGATGGTTTTGAGGTATGTAAAAAAATCAGGGGGAAAACAAATATTCCCATATTGATAATTTCTGCCAGGGGAGAAGATATTGACAAGATACGTGGTCTGGGTTTAGGAGCTGATGACTATATAAGCAAGCCTTTTAGCCCTAATGAGCTTGTAGCCAGGGTTAAAGCCCATCTGGATCGTTTCGACAGACTTACCGGCAGAAATAAAAATATACGGAATGAGATTCACATAAAAAACCTTTCAATAAACCAGGCTTCACGCAGAGTATTTCTGGACAATCAGGAAATTATTCTAACTACCAAAGAATTTGAAATATTAAATTTTTTAGCATCCCACCCTAATATTGTTTTTAGCAAAGAACAGTTGTATGACCATGTATGGGGTGATAATTCTTACGGAGATATTGCAACCATTGCAGTATATATAAAAAAAATCAGGGATAAAATAGAAAAGGATCCACAAAACCCACGTTTCATAGATACATTGTGGGGCTCCGGTTACCGTTTCAATGCTTGAACTCCCTATTGATTTATACTTCTTTTATTTTTTTTGTAATTTAATGCTTTCTTAAAAATAGAATAATAAAGATTATTTTATTGACATATTGTTAATTTTTGTTATTATAATATATTTAGCTATCTAATTATTTAGGAATTTTTATGGAAATAAATCATACAGGTAAAAATCTGCCAAGGCTTATCATGCAAATTGGTCATCACCTTAAAATGCGCATGGATGAGAATCTTAGCAAAAACAATCTTACCATTTCACAATTTAGAGTATTGGCTTATTTATGGGAACATGAAAATCATAAAATTAATCAAAAACAGATACATGAATTCCTGGAAATCAAGCCTTCTTCCATGACTAAATTGATTACACTATTAGAAACAAAGAATTTAATCAAAAAAGAACCAGATACAGAAGATGCCAGAAATACAACTATTGTACTTACTAAAAAAGGTATGAAAATTAAACAAATCTGCATCAAAAATATTAAAGAAACAGAAAAATATTTACTGAATGATTTTTCTCAAAAAGAAATTGAAACACTGGTGCTTTTATTATTGAAAATTAAAGAAAAAATTAAGTATTAGCTTATATTGTTTTTTACTACTTTTATATTAGTGAAAGCATTACTTATAGAGGAGCAAGTTAATGGACGAAAAAAGATTAATAATTCTAAGAGATGAAAAACCCTTCCAGGCAATTTTGAGCCTGGCTATTCCTACAATGATGGGGATGATAGTACAAATTTTTTATAATCTGACAGACACCTTTTTTGTTGGCAAACTAAACGACCCCTATCAGGTAGCTGCCGTTTCTGTAGCTTTTCCAATATTTATGATGTTAATGTCAATCAGTGGAATGTTTGGTTTTGGAGCTTCCTCATATGTCTCCAGGTTATTAGGTGAAAAAGACTATGAAATGGCAAAAAATACCAGCGCTACAGCCTTCTATACATGCATTTTTGCAGGAATTGCAGTTACTATTTTAGGTTTATTTTTTATATCACCTATTCTACGACTAATTGGAGTAACCCAGGAAACGTTTAGCCATGCAAATCAATATCTTACCATTATCTTTATGGGAAGTATTATTATTATGAGCAATTTTTCTTTAGGATTATTGCTGCGTTCAGAAGGAGCTGCCAAAATAGCAATGTTTGGAATGTTTATCGGTACAGGTATAAACATAGTACTCGACCCAATCTTTATACTATTGCTTGGTTATGGAGTAAAAGGAGCGGCAATTGCTACTCTAATAGGTCAATTAAGTGGATTAATATTTTATCTTAACTTTTACCTTAAACAAAAAAGCTTAATATCGATAAATTGGAAATACTTTTCTCCTAAAAAGGAAATATATCTGGAAATCTTCAGAGTTGGTGTTCCTGCATCAATAAATCATATGATGATGAGTATAGCTCAGACTTTAGGGAATTATGTTGCTGCCGGTTATAATGACATGGTAGTAGCAGCATTCGGAATAAATCATCGACTTTTCTCTATGGCGATTATGCTTCTAATTGGACTATCTGAGGGAACACAACCCCTAATTGGATATAGTTATGGAGCAAAAAAAATTAAAAGGCTCAATCAAATCATTAAAACAGGGGAATTAATGGCAACAGCTATTTCTGTTTTCTTCTTAGTCTTTTTCTATTTATTTGCCGGTGAAATGATTCGAATTTTTATTAATAACGAGCAAGTAATCGACTATGGCATTAAGATTATGAGGGCGTTGATTATTGCATTGCCTTTTGCCGGAATTCAATTCATTATCAGGGTTAGTTTCCAGGCTCTGGGCAAGGGGAAACCTGCTTTGATTTTAGCCCTTGCCAGACAGGGATTATTCTACATACCTTTATTATTTACATTAAATAGTTTTTTCGGGTTTTCAGGTTTTATTTTTGCCCAGCCAATTGCTAATATTTTAACTTTTTTGTTGGCAATTATTCTCTTTAGACAGATTAAGCTTCAAATCAATGATGAATACCAGGAGGCATTTAGTGAAAATACTTCTTCTCAATTAGAAGTCGAGGAATCTTACTCAAAAATATAATTAACTTTTATGTTTCTATTTTCTATATTTTATAATAAATATCTTTCTAATAATTCAATATTTTTGAAATATGAGAAGCCCTTGGCCTGCTATTAAGACAGGACAAGGGCTTCGAAATTAATATTCATAAAGATACTATTTAAGGCCAGATACCTCTGAACTTCATTGCCTGGGCAACTTTGCTTACAGCACATATATAAGCAGCAGTGCGGTTATCAATACTCTCTTTTTGGGCAATACTTAAAACTTCATTAAAAGCTTTTTCCATCTTATTTCTTAATCTTCGGGTTACCTTTTCTTTTCCCCAAAAATAACCATTTAAATTCTGCACCCATTCAAAATAGGAAACTACCACACCACCTGCATTTGCTAAAATATCAGGAATAACAAATATTTCTTTTTCTTTTAACACTAAATCTGCCTCTGGTGTCGTAGGTCCGTTTGCTGCTTCAGCAATTATTTTTGCTTTTATATCCCGGGCATTATTATTATTGATTACTTCTTCAAGCGCTGCCGGAACAAGTATGTCACAGTCTATTGTTAATAGATCCTCATTAGATATTTTTTCTGTTCCATTCCTGCTAAAATCACTTACTGTTCCTGTTTCCTGCTTATGTTGCTGTAATTCAACAGGATCAAGTCCTTTAATATTATAAATTCCTCCCTTTGAATCACTAACAGCAATAACTTTCAATCCATTCGCATGAAGAAATTTTCCAATATAGGAGCCTGCATTACCAAATCCCTGAATAGCTACTGTTGCAGTTTCAGGATTAATACCTAAATATTCTAATGACATCATAATAGTCTGAACTACGCCTGATGCAGTTGCCTCTACTCTACCCTCTGATCCCCATAAATCAATTGGCTTACCGGTAATACTTGCAAAGGCTGCTTCTCCATTTAACATATTATATGTATCTGCATACCACCCCATTACTGTCGGATTAGTGTAAACATCCGGTGCAGGTATATCTTTATGAGGACCAATGATAGATGATATTTCATAAATATACCTTCTGGATAACCTTTCCAGTTCCCCTTCTGACATCTCTTTGGGATTACAGATAATACCACCTTTTCCACCACCATAAGGCAATCCAACTACCGCACATTTCCAGGTCATCCAGGCTGCCAATGCCTTTACTTCGTCAAAGCAGACATCAGGATGATAACGTACTCCTCCTTTTGCCGGCCCCCTGGCTGTATTATATTGTGCGCGAAAGCCGGTAAAAACATCAACCTTGCCATTGTCCATCTTAACAGGTATAGATACAGTTAATACCTTCTCTGTTTTACGTAACTGGTTTTTTATATTTTCATCTAAATCCATCTTTTCAAAAGCTTTTTCCAGTTGTAAATTAGCTACATCCAGTGCACTACTCTTTTTTCCCATTAATATCTCCTTTCTTTTATTAATTCTTGGTCTTTTTGTATTTCTTCTCCTTTTGCTTCTCATTCTTATAAAACAGCTATTAAAAAATATATACAAAAAGCCTGAGAAATAAATCCTTTTACAGAACCTATCTCTCAGGCTTTTATCCTAAAAGTGTAGCAATTAATTATTTTGCTTGTACCGCTCGGTCCAGGCTCAAAATATCGCTTAATATTGACGGAACCCTAGGTACACTTCTGCTTTAACATGTTAATGCTTTATCAAATTATTTAGTTATAGAGTATATAGAATAACTGGAATTCTGTCAATATTTATTCTATTTTTTTATTCTATTACAAATTTTTTTTCAGCTGATAAGACATCATTGATAAAAATTGTTGCCTTCCATTCACCCGGAAGATTTGCAGCATTATGATCTGAAATTGTAATCCAATACCATGTTCGATAATTTCTATAGTTACCGGATTCCATCTCTATTTTACCAATATGGTAAATTTTACCTTCCGGATCTGTCCATTCCCATGATATAACAAAGGGAACATCTGAATTATAGTTAAAACTTACCCAGCAAACAACCTTTTCATCCCATAAATAGAAGGTGTCTGTTTCCAATAGTGGTTCATTTTCCTCGACATCCTTGCTAAAAACAATTTTATTTACATATGGAAATTCCTGATCTACTTCTGCTGCTTGAAGCAACAAGGGCATACACAATCCAATTGTGAAAATCAAGAATATAAACAACTTAAATGTCTTTTTATCTTTCATTTTCAAATATTACCTCCATTTTATAATTTATTTTTATTGTATAACGAATTAATTTTTAATTCAAACTACCATTATTATTCTTATTGTTGTGTTTTCCCCTTTAACTTCTAAGATATTTAACTCGTCGAACCTCTTGTCCTTTCGTCTTTTCCTATCAGAACAGTATTAATAAAAAATATTTTTGACAATCTAACTTTTATTTAGTAAAATTTGTGGAAATTTAATATTTTAAAATAAAGAGAAATAATTAAGTAAAGGTTAAACTAAAGAGAGTCGGGTATGGTGTAATCCGATAGTTTAATTATACTGAAAATCACTTCTTTTTAATCTATTTATACTGTATGTAGTATTAGAAGTACAGTCGCTTATATTTGCGTTATAATAATGAAGGATAAAGAAAACAAGTTTTCTTTATTGAATTAGGGTGGTAACACGGAAACCTTCGTCCCTATTTTTATAATTATTAAAATAGAGATGAAGGTTTTTTGTTTTTGAGAGACAGTATAAATATGTTAGTAACCCATAATTTTTGAGTTAATTAAGTAATTTAAAAGATATAAAGGAGGGATTAGTAGTGAGACTCAGTGGAACAGAAATAGTGGTCGAATGTCTAAAAAAAGAAAAAGTAGAGGTTGTTTTTGGAATTCCCGGTGGTGCTATTATGCCCCTTTATGACACCATATACAAAAAACAATACTTTCGGCATATACTGACCAAACACGAGCAAGGCGCTGCTCATGCAGCAGATGGTTATGCCAGGGCAACTGGTAAAGTTGGCGTATGCTTTGCCACTTCAGGACCAGGTGCTACTAATTTAGTTACCGGTCTTGCTAATGCTTATTTAGATTCTATTCCAGTTGTTGCCTTCACTGGACAGGTTATTTCTCCCTTAATTGGCACAGACGCATTCCAGGAAGTTGATATTACCGGGATTACCTTGCCGATTACAAAAAATAATTACCTGGTTATGGATGTAAAAAACCTTGCATCAACGATTAAAGAGGCATTTTATCTGGCAAGGACAGGTAGACCCGGCCCGGTTTTAATAGATTTGCCAAAGGATGTTCAAAACGCTAAAACAGAATTTAATTATCCGGAAAAAAGCAGGTATTCAGGTTATCATCCTACATTAAAAGGGAATTTAAACCAAATCAAAAAAGCAGCAAAAGCAATACAGGAATCCAAAAAGCCTGTTATTTATGCCGGAGGTGGAATTATAGCTTCCAATGCAGCAAAAGAACTAAAAAATTTTGTTGATAAAACAAATATTCCTGTAACTACTACCTTAACAGGATTGGGGTCTTTTCCTGAAAACAATCCCCTGTCCCTGGGAATGCTGGGAATGCATGGCCTGGCAAGTGCTAATATTGCAATTAATGAGTCTGATTTGATTGTCGCTCTCGGAACAAGATTTGATGATAGAGTCACAGGAAATATTAAACGCTTTTGCCCTAAGGCAAAATACATTCATGTGGATATCGACCCGGCAGAAATAAGTAAAAATATAAAAATAAATATTCCAATTGTAGGTGATGTCAAATATGTTCTTTCTAAAATGAATGAATTGATAGAACCTAAAAAAGAAATAGAATGGCTTACAGAAATTGCCGAAATAAAGCAAAAAAATCAACTAGAATATAAAAGAGATAACATCCTCAGGCCACAGTATATTATTGAAAAATTAAATGAAATAACCGGAGGTGAGGCAATTATAGTCACAGATGTAGGCCAACACCAGATGTGGGCAGCCCAATACTACCAATACCTCCACCCAAGAAGTTTTATTACCTCCGGAGGATTAGGCACTATGGGATTTGGCTTGCCTGCTGCAATAGGTGCCCAAATTGGCTGTCCCAAAAAAAAGGTAATTTGCATATCCGGCGACGGGGGGTTTCAGATGAATTCCCAGGAATTGGTTACTGCTGTAAATAATAACTTACCTATTGTTACAATCATTATGAATAATGGTTATCTGGGAATGGTTCGTCAGTGGCAGGAACTGTTCTTTCAAAAAAGGTATTCTTCTACAAACCTGGAGGGAAGTCCCGATTTTTCTAAACTCGTTGAGGTTTATGGTGGAAAAGGTATCAGAGTCACATCCAAAGATGCCTTTGATTCAGCTCTTAAAATTGCATTATCAAGTAAACAGTTTATGTTATTAGATTGCTTGATACCACCTGAAGAAAATGTATTTCCAATGGTATCACCGGGAGAAGCAATCAATAAAATGTTAGGAGTTAATCAGTCATGAAACATACTATTGCTATTTTAGTTAAAGATACGCCTGGTGTCTTGGCACGAGTGTCAAGTCTTTTCAACAGAAGAATGTTTAATATAGAAAGTATCGCTGCCGGTCATTCTGAAAAAAAGGGGATTACCAGAATCACTATTGTTACACAAGGAGATGAAAATATTCTTGAGCAGATAACCAAACAACTTAATAAACTAATTGATGTAATAAGAGTCAGGGACTTGCCAAAAGAAACGTCAGTTGAAAGAGAATTGGCCTTAATCAAAGTTAGCACAAAATCTATAAACCAAAGAACCGAAATCATGCAATTAATAGAAGCATTCCGTGGGCATATTGTAGATATTGACAAACAAGCCCTTACTATAGAAATTACCGGCACCGAAGAAAAAATCAATGCTAAACTCAAATTACTTGAGTCTTTTGGTATTTTGGAAATATCCCGAACCGGTAAAATTGCCCTATCAAGAGGAGATACCAAAATACTAAAATGATTCTTTGTAAATATTTTTTGATTTGTAAAATAATATAAATAAATGGAGGAATTTATAATGGCAACAATTTACTATGATAAGGACGCTCAAAAGAAATTTTTAGAAAACAGAACAGTAGCTGTTATTGGATACGGAAGTCAGGGAAGAGGACAATCTTTAAACCTGAAAGACAGTGGTGTTGATGTTATTGTTGGGATAAGAAAAGGCGGTTCATCCTGGGAAAAGGCACAAAAAGATGGGCTAAAAGTTGCAACAATTGAGGAAGCAGTAAAACAAGCTGATATTGTCCAGATGTTATTACCCGATGAAGTGCAGCCACAAGTTTTTTGTGCATGTAATATATTTGAAAACCTAAAAGAAGGAAATGTTTTGATGTTTTCTCATGGTTTTAATATTCATTTTAAACAAATTATCCCCCCAAAAAATGTAGATGTAATTATGGTAGCCCCAAAAAGCCCGGGTTCAATTTTAAGAAAAACATATACTCAAGGAAAAGGTGTACCTAATTTAATTGCAATTTTCCAGGATTACTCAGGCAACGCCAAAGATATAGCCCTTGCCTATTCTCAGGCAATTGGCGGAACAAGGGCAGGTGTAATCGAAACAACTTTCCAGGAAGAAACCGAAACAGACCTCTTTGGAGAACAGGCTGTCCTATGTGGTGGTGTTACTGCTATGATTCAAGCAGGATTTGACACATTGGTTGAAGCAGGATATCAACCGGAAGTAGCTTATTTTGAATGTCTTAATGAACTAAAATTGATTGTTGACCTGATTTATGCAGGTGGAATTACCCGTATGCGTGATGATGTAAGCAATACTGCCGAATATGGTGATTTAAAATCAGGCAAGAGAATTATTACTGAAGAAACAAGAAAAGAAATGAAAAAAATATTAAGTGAAATACAGGATGGTACTTTTGCCAAGGAATGGTTATTAGAAAATCAGGTTGGCAGACCATTCTTTAATGCTATGCGTGATAAAGAATCAAATCTGCTGATTGAAAAAGTGGGAAAAGAAATCAGATCAATGATTCCATGGATTGATGAGGATTAGCATTTAATAGGAAAACTGCCTCTATTTTAAGATTACAGATATTGGTATAGAGGCAGTTTCTTATTTCCATTTATTACTATTTAATTAATGCATCCTCAATTGATTTCAAAATTGCTTTAGTATGAACCGTTGCCCCTGATACGACATCAATTTGCAATGACTGCTCCTCTTCTACCTTTTTAAAAACTTCTTCCCCTATGGCCTTCAAACCGGACATATCTGATGCTTGAATCATTTTAATATCAACAATTTTATGATCTTTTACAGTAACTTCCAGCTTATTCTTCCAGCGACCGCCGTTAAACTCTCCCTGATAAGTTCCATCTTCAATACTCAGTAAATCCACCTCATTAATTACCATTTTGCGGTATTTACTTAAACCCTGATTAAAATAAATAAAAATTGCAATCATTATAATTAGTATTACAGCACCAACATATAGCAGTATCCTTAACATTTTATTTTTTACCCTCCTAAACATTTTAAAATCTCCATTTTCTATATAATTATATTTTAAAAATCGAAAAACCTTTTTCGATTAAATGAAATTTTTTAACTAAACTACTTGAAAGATATATTCTATTATCAGTAACAATTATTACTTCAACTTCACTCAGGCTCTTAATTATTCCAATCCCCTTTTCCAAACCAATAGTGAATATTGTTGTGGATAAAACATCTGATAGCATGGAATCCGGGTGTATAACAGTAACACTTCTTAATCCTCCCCTTGCAGGATATCCGGTATAAGGACTTAATATATGGTGATAAACTATATTGTTTTTTTGAAAATATCGTTCATA includes the following:
- a CDS encoding HAMP domain-containing sensor histidine kinase, with amino-acid sequence MTIQKRLWISNLILIIITIILIIGVSLIITEHFQNFIGLPSPDNHMSPLNRAYYRAENTLINVIETEPERFLEQNYLQQIDDFINSLNIGLIVQKENEFVYFSTFINSLGLKKEDMSLNNYRIEPKSDNLTQISDNLFMKAIPFYFNDQSQGKIFLVYDSSSASQELNQFKKSVIYTLILFLIIIISINSLITYFLSKQIVNPLIRLKNAAQQIRKGNYNFHLKSPSKDEIGDLFQSFEEARKQLKKSEETKNKYEKNRNELITNISHDLKTPITTIKGYVEGIIDGIPKSKEKQDKYLQTIHQNAIHMESLIEDLFLLSKFDLDQSLYQFENINIKDYLADSYEELRFELEEKGISLEFEANYNELNPVKADRQQLKRVILNIINNAINFKKETDSVIKLILTETDEEAKIEIYDNGKGVSKETLEKIFDRFYKADKSRSNRASGTGLGLHIARKIIADHGGRIWAQSKNGSGTSIFFTLKKIKQNLEN
- a CDS encoding response regulator transcription factor, with amino-acid sequence MKKILIIEDQQSIAELEKDYLEINQFQVEISNNGLTGLQKVFSKNYDLVLLDLMLPDIDGFEVCKKIRGKTNIPILIISARGEDIDKIRGLGLGADDYISKPFSPNELVARVKAHLDRFDRLTGRNKNIRNEIHIKNLSINQASRRVFLDNQEIILTTKEFEILNFLASHPNIVFSKEQLYDHVWGDNSYGDIATIAVYIKKIRDKIEKDPQNPRFIDTLWGSGYRFNA
- a CDS encoding MarR family transcriptional regulator yields the protein MEINHTGKNLPRLIMQIGHHLKMRMDENLSKNNLTISQFRVLAYLWEHENHKINQKQIHEFLEIKPSSMTKLITLLETKNLIKKEPDTEDARNTTIVLTKKGMKIKQICIKNIKETEKYLLNDFSQKEIETLVLLLLKIKEKIKY
- a CDS encoding MATE family efflux transporter codes for the protein MDEKRLIILRDEKPFQAILSLAIPTMMGMIVQIFYNLTDTFFVGKLNDPYQVAAVSVAFPIFMMLMSISGMFGFGASSYVSRLLGEKDYEMAKNTSATAFYTCIFAGIAVTILGLFFISPILRLIGVTQETFSHANQYLTIIFMGSIIIMSNFSLGLLLRSEGAAKIAMFGMFIGTGINIVLDPIFILLLGYGVKGAAIATLIGQLSGLIFYLNFYLKQKSLISINWKYFSPKKEIYLEIFRVGVPASINHMMMSIAQTLGNYVAAGYNDMVVAAFGINHRLFSMAIMLLIGLSEGTQPLIGYSYGAKKIKRLNQIIKTGELMATAISVFFLVFFYLFAGEMIRIFINNEQVIDYGIKIMRALIIALPFAGIQFIIRVSFQALGKGKPALILALARQGLFYIPLLFTLNSFFGFSGFIFAQPIANILTFLLAIILFRQIKLQINDEYQEAFSENTSSQLEVEESYSKI
- a CDS encoding Glu/Leu/Phe/Val dehydrogenase, which encodes MGKKSSALDVANLQLEKAFEKMDLDENIKNQLRKTEKVLTVSIPVKMDNGKVDVFTGFRAQYNTARGPAKGGVRYHPDVCFDEVKALAAWMTWKCAVVGLPYGGGKGGIICNPKEMSEGELERLSRRYIYEISSIIGPHKDIPAPDVYTNPTVMGWYADTYNMLNGEAAFASITGKPIDLWGSEGRVEATASGVVQTIMMSLEYLGINPETATVAIQGFGNAGSYIGKFLHANGLKVIAVSDSKGGIYNIKGLDPVELQQHKQETGTVSDFSRNGTEKISNEDLLTIDCDILVPAALEEVINNNNARDIKAKIIAEAANGPTTPEADLVLKEKEIFVIPDILANAGGVVVSYFEWVQNLNGYFWGKEKVTRRLRNKMEKAFNEVLSIAQKESIDNRTAAYICAVSKVAQAMKFRGIWP
- the ilvB gene encoding biosynthetic-type acetolactate synthase large subunit, which encodes MRLSGTEIVVECLKKEKVEVVFGIPGGAIMPLYDTIYKKQYFRHILTKHEQGAAHAADGYARATGKVGVCFATSGPGATNLVTGLANAYLDSIPVVAFTGQVISPLIGTDAFQEVDITGITLPITKNNYLVMDVKNLASTIKEAFYLARTGRPGPVLIDLPKDVQNAKTEFNYPEKSRYSGYHPTLKGNLNQIKKAAKAIQESKKPVIYAGGGIIASNAAKELKNFVDKTNIPVTTTLTGLGSFPENNPLSLGMLGMHGLASANIAINESDLIVALGTRFDDRVTGNIKRFCPKAKYIHVDIDPAEISKNIKINIPIVGDVKYVLSKMNELIEPKKEIEWLTEIAEIKQKNQLEYKRDNILRPQYIIEKLNEITGGEAIIVTDVGQHQMWAAQYYQYLHPRSFITSGGLGTMGFGLPAAIGAQIGCPKKKVICISGDGGFQMNSQELVTAVNNNLPIVTIIMNNGYLGMVRQWQELFFQKRYSSTNLEGSPDFSKLVEVYGGKGIRVTSKDAFDSALKIALSSKQFMLLDCLIPPEENVFPMVSPGEAINKMLGVNQS
- the ilvN gene encoding acetolactate synthase small subunit — its product is MKHTIAILVKDTPGVLARVSSLFNRRMFNIESIAAGHSEKKGITRITIVTQGDENILEQITKQLNKLIDVIRVRDLPKETSVERELALIKVSTKSINQRTEIMQLIEAFRGHIVDIDKQALTIEITGTEEKINAKLKLLESFGILEISRTGKIALSRGDTKILK
- the ilvC gene encoding ketol-acid reductoisomerase, which encodes MATIYYDKDAQKKFLENRTVAVIGYGSQGRGQSLNLKDSGVDVIVGIRKGGSSWEKAQKDGLKVATIEEAVKQADIVQMLLPDEVQPQVFCACNIFENLKEGNVLMFSHGFNIHFKQIIPPKNVDVIMVAPKSPGSILRKTYTQGKGVPNLIAIFQDYSGNAKDIALAYSQAIGGTRAGVIETTFQEETETDLFGEQAVLCGGVTAMIQAGFDTLVEAGYQPEVAYFECLNELKLIVDLIYAGGITRMRDDVSNTAEYGDLKSGKRIITEETRKEMKKILSEIQDGTFAKEWLLENQVGRPFFNAMRDKESNLLIEKVGKEIRSMIPWIDED
- a CDS encoding FMN-binding protein, which produces MLRILLYVGAVILIIMIAIFIYFNQGLSKYRKMVINEVDLLSIEDGTYQGEFNGGRWKNKLEVTVKDHKIVDIKMIQASDMSGLKAIGEEVFKKVEEEQSLQIDVVSGATVHTKAILKSIEDALIK